One genomic region from Campylobacter concisus encodes:
- a CDS encoding YbgA family protein encodes MGQKDIRRECEELWAKNKYYVLSKSQKAYLEIREYLKEKELDVLWLNEKIQETRDMKESKKDFSNAVLHIWGYFKKDASTIEKQVLFDILNGYMEGENSQKAVIECINTLLKKYPNEYLEKSTLLTGEKYETMA; translated from the coding sequence ATGGGACAAAAAGACATAAGAAGAGAATGCGAAGAGTTGTGGGCAAAAAATAAATATTATGTACTAAGCAAATCGCAAAAAGCATATCTGGAGATAAGGGAGTACTTGAAGGAAAAAGAATTGGATGTTTTATGGCTAAATGAAAAAATACAGGAAACAAGAGATATGAAGGAGAGTAAAAAAGATTTTAGTAATGCTGTTCTTCATATATGGGGATATTTCAAAAAAGATGCAAGTACAATTGAAAAACAGGTATTATTTGATATATTAAATGGATATATGGAAGGGGAGAATAGTCAGAAGGCTGTAATTGAATGCATTAACACTTTACTAAAGAAATACCCTAATGAATATTTAGAAAAATCAACCTTGTTAACAGGAGAAAAATATGAGACTATGGCATGA
- the guaA gene encoding glutamine-hydrolyzing GMP synthase yields the protein MNNTIIVLDFGSQYTQLIARRLREESVYTEILPFNAKLSEIKAKEPKGIILSGGPASVYAKDAYFCDNGVFGLNIPILGVCYGMQLLAHTHGAEVLAADQKEYGKAELSVIKEHELFKDTPSKQIVWMSHSDYVKDLPEGFEVIAVSENSPYCAFGDDKRKFYAIQFHAEVQHSEYGTQILKNFAKYICGCESTWNMGSFAKNKIEEIRKTVGTHKVLCAVSGGVDSSVTAALLAAAVPENLILVFVDNGLLRTNEREQVEATFRTKLGVELVSIDASETFLGRLAGVVDPEKKRKIIGETFIEIFEQEAKKHGDVKFLAQGTLYTDIIESSVVGSSKTIKSHHNVGGLPDWMTFELIEPLREIFKDEVRKLGLELGLSRELVFRHPFPGPGLAIRIMGEVNKPSLELLRKADVILRDELKSSGWYNKTWQAFCVLLNVNSVGVMGDNRTYENAVCVRVVDASDGMTASFSRLPYDLLENVSRRIINEVNGINRVVYDISSKPPATIEWE from the coding sequence ATGAACAATACGATTATAGTTTTGGATTTTGGTTCGCAATACACTCAGCTAATAGCCAGAAGGCTAAGAGAAGAGAGCGTCTACACTGAAATTTTGCCATTTAATGCAAAGCTTAGTGAGATAAAGGCGAAAGAGCCAAAAGGTATCATTTTAAGTGGCGGTCCAGCTAGCGTTTATGCTAAAGATGCTTATTTTTGCGATAACGGCGTCTTTGGGCTAAATATCCCTATCCTTGGTGTTTGCTACGGTATGCAGCTACTTGCTCATACACATGGGGCTGAGGTTTTAGCGGCCGATCAAAAAGAGTATGGCAAGGCAGAGCTTAGCGTGATTAAAGAGCATGAGCTATTTAAGGATACACCTTCAAAACAAATCGTATGGATGAGTCATAGTGACTATGTAAAGGACTTGCCAGAGGGCTTTGAAGTGATCGCTGTTAGTGAAAATTCGCCTTATTGTGCTTTTGGCGATGATAAACGTAAATTTTATGCGATCCAGTTTCACGCAGAGGTACAACACAGCGAATACGGTACGCAAATTTTAAAGAATTTCGCTAAATATATCTGCGGCTGCGAGAGCACGTGGAACATGGGAAGCTTCGCTAAAAATAAGATAGAAGAGATAAGAAAAACAGTAGGCACTCATAAGGTACTTTGTGCAGTTAGTGGCGGCGTGGATAGCTCTGTGACTGCGGCACTTTTAGCGGCCGCCGTGCCTGAAAATTTGATCCTTGTTTTTGTTGATAACGGACTTCTTAGAACAAATGAAAGAGAGCAGGTTGAAGCTACATTTAGAACAAAGCTTGGTGTTGAGCTAGTTAGCATAGATGCGAGCGAGACTTTTCTTGGACGCTTGGCTGGTGTGGTTGATCCTGAGAAAAAACGCAAGATTATAGGCGAGACATTTATAGAAATTTTTGAGCAAGAGGCTAAAAAGCATGGTGATGTGAAATTTCTAGCTCAAGGCACTCTTTATACTGATATCATCGAAAGCTCCGTAGTTGGCTCAAGCAAGACGATAAAGAGCCACCACAACGTTGGAGGTTTACCTGATTGGATGACATTTGAGCTAATAGAACCTTTAAGAGAGATTTTTAAAGACGAGGTTAGAAAGCTAGGTCTTGAGCTTGGACTAAGCCGCGAGCTAGTTTTTCGTCACCCATTCCCAGGACCTGGCCTTGCTATCCGCATCATGGGTGAGGTAAATAAACCAAGCCTTGAGCTACTTCGCAAAGCTGACGTGATCTTACGTGATGAGCTAAAAAGTAGTGGATGGTATAACAAAACTTGGCAGGCATTTTGTGTGCTTTTAAATGTAAATTCTGTTGGTGTAATGGGTGATAACCGCACCTATGAAAACGCTGTTTGTGTGCGTGTAGTCGATGCGAGCGATGGCATGACTGCAAGCTTTTCAAGGCTTCCTTACGACCTACTTGAAAACGTAAGCCGCCGCATCATAAACGAGGTAAATGGCATAAACCGCGTAGTTTATGACATCTCAAGCAAGCCACCTGCAACTATCGAGTGGGAATAG
- a CDS encoding uroporphyrinogen-III synthase: MRKIYLISNTKTADESVVNLSVSKIEFLKFELNLSDYDVLVATSKNAFNALKFNNIKAINLPVFAIANSCAVAAREFGFSEIYTGKNAHGDDFAREILPLLKGKKVIYLKGKDSASNFLEILQDGGVNIKAIVAYENVLNPYKMELKPPKNSILIFASPLNVKNFLSNFGWDESYQVVSIGKVTAKELKFTEPIVSQSQDINACIALAKTLL, from the coding sequence TTGCGTAAAATTTATCTTATTTCAAATACAAAAACGGCTGATGAGAGCGTTGTAAATTTAAGCGTTAGCAAGATAGAGTTTTTAAAATTTGAATTAAATTTAAGTGACTATGACGTGCTGGTAGCTACTTCTAAAAATGCTTTTAATGCATTAAAATTTAACAATATAAAAGCTATAAATTTGCCAGTTTTTGCCATCGCAAATAGTTGTGCGGTAGCCGCAAGAGAGTTTGGATTTAGTGAAATTTATACCGGAAAGAATGCTCACGGAGATGACTTTGCAAGAGAAATTTTGCCACTTTTAAAAGGTAAAAAGGTTATTTATCTAAAAGGTAAAGATAGTGCTTCAAATTTCTTAGAAATTTTGCAAGATGGCGGCGTAAACATAAAAGCGATCGTTGCCTATGAAAATGTCTTAAATCCTTACAAAATGGAGCTAAAACCACCAAAAAATAGTATCTTGATCTTCGCTTCTCCGCTAAATGTCAAAAATTTTCTTAGTAATTTTGGCTGGGATGAGAGTTATCAAGTGGTAAGCATTGGAAAGGTAACTGCAAAAGAGCTAAAATTTACCGAGCCAATAGTAAGCCAAAGTCAAGATATAAACGCCTGTATCGCGCTTGCCAAAACATTACTTTAA
- a CDS encoding cupin domain-containing protein, which produces MSKIYNLNADTKVVAKSVVSKRIFDCENAHIDVFAFDTGEELDHEMLFCDSLAWVVEGGASLYYGEKQIHIGNEQACLIEKKVWRKLVFNEPTKYISIDFKEDLVIDHLPKAAIFSLVDAVEYEKGKIVSKTLVKNENGSMSLLSFDTDQELSTHAAPGDALLIALDGEMKLTIGDEHFDIKKGDTIVLPGKIPHGLKIKDKFKMLLIVTKDKM; this is translated from the coding sequence ATGAGTAAAATTTACAATCTAAACGCCGACACGAAAGTCGTCGCGAAAAGTGTCGTTAGCAAGAGAATTTTTGATTGCGAGAATGCTCATATCGATGTATTTGCTTTTGATACGGGCGAGGAGCTAGATCATGAGATGCTGTTTTGCGATAGCCTCGCATGGGTTGTAGAAGGCGGTGCTAGCCTATACTACGGCGAAAAGCAGATACATATAGGCAATGAGCAAGCTTGCCTGATAGAGAAAAAAGTGTGGCGCAAGCTAGTTTTTAACGAACCAACGAAATATATTTCAATTGATTTTAAGGAGGATTTAGTGATAGATCATTTACCTAAGGCAGCTATTTTTAGCTTAGTTGATGCAGTGGAATACGAAAAAGGCAAAATCGTGAGCAAAACGCTCGTAAAGAACGAAAACGGCTCAATGTCATTACTTAGTTTTGACACAGACCAAGAGCTTTCAACTCACGCAGCTCCAGGCGATGCACTACTTATCGCACTTGATGGTGAGATGAAGCTAACTATTGGTGATGAACATTTTGATATCAAAAAAGGCGATACCATCGTGTTACCAGGCAAAATACCACACGGATTAAAGATAAAAGATAAATTTAAAATGCTCTTAATCGTCACTAAAGACAAAATGTAA
- a CDS encoding TIGR02328 family protein codes for MRLWHEKLIHLLPKNQLLGQHRECCALRGNGWKKKHKTVDYVFTYSPYHLFIYHVLVMVEMEKRGYKVSAEWKDKNYRGSTAEKYDNLKEEIIGSPIYKEHNIEYLADCIENLRNKGIHLKV; via the coding sequence ATGAGACTATGGCATGAAAAACTTATACACTTATTGCCTAAAAATCAGCTTCTTGGACAACACAGGGAATGTTGTGCTTTGAGGGGCAATGGATGGAAAAAGAAACATAAAACCGTAGATTATGTGTTTACATATTCCCCATATCATCTTTTTATTTACCATGTATTGGTTATGGTGGAGATGGAAAAAAGAGGATATAAAGTTTCTGCGGAATGGAAAGATAAAAATTATAGAGGAAGCACAGCAGAAAAGTACGATAATCTTAAAGAGGAGATTATAGGCAGTCCAATTTACAAAGAGCACAATATTGAATATCTGGCTGATTGCATAGAAAATTTAAGAAATAAAGGTATACATTTAAAAGTATAG
- a CDS encoding multidrug effflux MFS transporter, translated as MKKENSKLFLLLFLGALSAFGPFVTDLYLPALPAITEWFKTSVTATQLTITTSMAGLAIGQLIVGPISDKFGRKLPLTISLIVYTISTIFIFFSQNIQFFIFMRIIQGLASAGSLVISRAVVSDLYKGHEMTKFFSIMMVVNGLAPILSPIGGSLLLKFTDWRGIFMALTIIGILLFIANFYFKESLSQSNRLKMPLLVTYSVFGKILRKKKFMLFVSIQTFAMGAMFAYIASSSFIFQEFYSLSPVSYSFCFASNGLGLVIGARLASLLNERKALKTGLFGTLFASIFIAFMLCSKIEVIGVIIAFFLLLLFTGFVLPTASSLAMNEGREYAGSASAILGFCPFFLGGVVSPLVGLGDIFYSTSIVILACTLLALISFFRLKRVA; from the coding sequence ATGAAAAAAGAAAATTCCAAGCTATTTTTATTGCTATTTTTAGGCGCTCTCTCTGCCTTTGGACCATTTGTTACAGATCTTTATTTGCCAGCACTTCCGGCTATTACCGAGTGGTTTAAAACAAGTGTTACAGCTACGCAATTAACGATCACGACATCAATGGCAGGCTTAGCCATAGGTCAGCTAATAGTTGGCCCAATAAGTGATAAATTTGGCCGAAAACTGCCCCTTACCATCTCGCTCATCGTCTATACGATAAGCACTATTTTTATATTTTTCTCGCAAAATATCCAGTTTTTTATCTTTATGAGAATTATTCAAGGGCTTGCAAGTGCCGGCAGCTTAGTCATCTCAAGAGCCGTTGTGAGCGACCTTTATAAGGGCCATGAAATGACTAAATTTTTTAGTATTATGATGGTTGTAAATGGCCTTGCTCCGATACTCTCGCCAATTGGCGGTAGTTTATTGCTTAAATTTACCGACTGGCGTGGCATTTTTATGGCACTTACTATCATTGGTATCTTGCTTTTTATCGCAAATTTTTATTTCAAAGAGAGCTTAAGTCAGTCAAATCGCTTAAAAATGCCTTTGCTAGTGACTTATAGTGTTTTTGGCAAAATTTTAAGAAAGAAAAAATTTATGCTTTTCGTAAGCATTCAGACATTTGCGATGGGTGCGATGTTTGCCTATATAGCGTCATCTTCGTTCATCTTTCAAGAATTTTATTCTTTAAGTCCAGTAAGTTATAGCTTTTGCTTTGCTTCAAATGGTTTAGGACTTGTTATAGGAGCAAGGCTTGCTAGTCTTTTAAATGAGCGAAAAGCACTAAAAACCGGGCTTTTTGGCACCTTGTTTGCTAGCATTTTTATTGCTTTCATGCTTTGCTCTAAAATTGAAGTGATCGGCGTCATTATCGCATTTTTCTTATTGCTTCTTTTTACAGGATTTGTCTTGCCAACTGCTTCATCGCTAGCTATGAACGAAGGTAGAGAATACGCAGGATCAGCCTCAGCGATACTTGGATTTTGCCCATTTTTCTTAGGTGGAGTCGTCTCTCCGCTAGTTGGGCTTGGTGATATATTTTATTCGACTTCTATTGTTATTTTAGCTTGCACATTACTTGCTTTGATATCATTTTTTAGGTTAAAAAGAGTTGCGTAA
- the nhaD gene encoding sodium:proton antiporter NhaD produces MRFFGLLGLFFAMAFGADGETAAIDLTTTWAGILSLIIFVVGYFFIAAEENFHIDKAKPAIFIGTFMFLLIGVYMLINGMDVHSLEHEVNHLILEIAQIVFFLMVAMTFIEALIERDVFNALKYNLVSKGYTYRKLFWLTGILAFFISPVADNLTTALILSTVLLTIDRNNTNFLVAGAINIVVAANAGGAWSPFGDITTLMAWAAGKAPFVDFFALFPASIVGWFVTAFLLSRVVPSTAPHFDVANEPKVVIKKGGKAVIAIGAFTIFCAVMMHQLFHLPAMWGMMFGFSLLSLYTYYFKKAHKNEEPMHVFHYMSKIENNTLFFFFGILAAVGALHFAGFLNYAVSLYDKFGSTAVNIGVGFLSAIVDNVPVMSAVLKANPAMGADVGEAMSQWLLVTLTAGIGGSMISFGSAAGVGVMGKLKGIYTFGAHMKYAWMVVLGYIVSIIVWYVQFEIFHIYF; encoded by the coding sequence ATGAGGTTTTTTGGACTTCTAGGCTTGTTTTTTGCGATGGCTTTTGGTGCTGATGGAGAAACCGCAGCTATTGACTTAACTACTACATGGGCAGGAATTTTATCGCTTATAATTTTTGTTGTTGGATATTTTTTCATAGCAGCAGAAGAAAATTTCCATATCGACAAAGCAAAACCTGCTATCTTTATCGGTACGTTTATGTTCCTACTTATCGGCGTTTATATGCTTATAAATGGTATGGATGTGCATTCGCTTGAACATGAGGTAAATCACCTGATTTTAGAGATCGCTCAGATTGTATTTTTCTTGATGGTAGCGATGACTTTTATCGAAGCACTTATCGAAAGAGATGTATTTAATGCACTTAAATATAATCTCGTATCAAAAGGTTATACTTATAGAAAACTATTTTGGCTAACTGGTATTTTGGCATTTTTCATAAGCCCAGTAGCTGATAATCTAACAACAGCGCTTATTCTTTCAACCGTTCTTCTAACGATAGATAGAAATAATACAAATTTCCTAGTAGCCGGTGCGATAAACATCGTCGTAGCAGCAAACGCAGGTGGAGCATGGAGTCCATTTGGCGATATCACTACGCTTATGGCTTGGGCTGCTGGAAAAGCACCATTTGTCGACTTTTTCGCACTTTTTCCAGCATCTATCGTAGGTTGGTTTGTAACGGCATTTTTACTTTCTCGCGTGGTGCCAAGTACTGCACCGCATTTTGACGTAGCAAACGAGCCAAAAGTTGTTATCAAAAAAGGTGGTAAAGCAGTTATTGCAATAGGCGCATTTACTATCTTTTGTGCAGTTATGATGCATCAGCTTTTCCACTTGCCAGCGATGTGGGGAATGATGTTTGGCTTCTCGCTTCTTAGTCTTTATACTTACTATTTCAAAAAAGCTCACAAAAATGAAGAGCCAATGCATGTATTTCACTATATGTCAAAGATCGAAAACAATACACTATTTTTCTTCTTTGGAATTTTAGCTGCAGTTGGCGCTCTTCATTTTGCTGGATTTTTAAATTACGCTGTATCACTTTATGATAAATTTGGCTCAACTGCTGTAAATATTGGCGTTGGCTTCCTTTCAGCGATCGTTGATAACGTCCCTGTTATGTCAGCTGTTTTAAAAGCAAATCCAGCAATGGGAGCTGATGTAGGCGAGGCGATGAGTCAGTGGCTACTAGTGACACTAACTGCTGGTATCGGTGGTTCGATGATCAGCTTTGGCTCAGCAGCCGGTGTTGGAGTAATGGGTAAATTAAAAGGAATTTATACCTTTGGTGCACATATGAAATACGCTTGGATGGTGGTTCTAGGATATATCGTATCGATCATTGTTTGGTATGTGCAGTTTGAAATTTTTCATATCTATTTTTAA